A genomic stretch from Edaphobacter aggregans includes:
- a CDS encoding TonB-dependent receptor domain-containing protein — MYRRHLFTFILATALSALSLAQETVNNASLSGRVTDAQGAVVNGASVTARMISTNTSRSTTTGANGSFRFPYLQVGQYQITVHQSGFGDSVRNVTLSVGAAFDLPITLLVGSTQTEVNVSTDAPVLETRRSQIAETISQTEVASLPFNGRNSLDLALLVPGVSPTNTAANQLFAETSAVPGQGISVNSQRNFSNSFLVDGLSSNDDAAGLVQSALGLDVVQEMQVVTSGGQAEFGRALGGYINFVSKSGTNQLHGDLYGYLRNQRLNAANALSQSNLPLTQAQYGASLGGPIIRDRTFYFANFEQRHLNQNGIITITPYNAAAINMQLKAVQYQGPPLEVSSPTPTTLYPNPVRSSNFFAKVDHQFSQRDALSIRYSLYHVSSQNSRGAGGISYTSAAAGLKDLDQTIAVSNIAMLTSRTVNETRGQFTDSNLKAPVNDPIGPAVSISGVATFGTLSASPTARYDRLYEMVDNLSHQAGPHALRIGADFLYNNLTITFPQSIRGNYAFSSLANFQRGVYSTFTQSFGNYVVPQTNPNLGIYAQDEWKINPQLTLNAGLRYDLQWLKTISTDTNNLSPRFGFAWAPYRNRAIVVRGSYGLFYDRVPLRALSNALQSNNNGTTISDSTFTTLALSFGQTGAPAFPNITSGYTATTIPPNLRISLTTMDPHMQNAYSEQTSLEIDQQIGTRGNLVVSYQHVRGINLLISVNLNTPKCYASQPTTGPQYPVVDPINLCRPNSNYANNKQYAPAADSYYDGLSVSYRQRPVQWGSYRISYTWSKAIDNVSEFFFSSPLNNNNLSMDRSRSDDDQRHRVVFDAAVHTSMDRTTGLWSKISNGFMLSGILQYYSPLPFNVVTGGNSIQTTSQRPCAPGYILTPNAPNSCANVVPGTVISRNTGTGFDSFTLNARLSRTIPLGDRFKLQGIAEAFNALNHRNDQIPNSTFGTDIYPIAPLPTFGQPTAVGDPRQIQLAVRLTF; from the coding sequence GTGTACAGACGACATCTTTTCACTTTCATCTTGGCAACCGCTCTCAGCGCATTGTCTCTTGCCCAGGAGACAGTCAACAACGCATCCCTGAGCGGTCGAGTCACCGACGCGCAGGGAGCCGTCGTCAATGGCGCATCCGTGACCGCGCGCATGATCTCTACCAACACCAGCAGAAGCACAACCACCGGTGCAAACGGCAGCTTTCGATTTCCCTATCTACAGGTCGGGCAATATCAGATCACGGTTCATCAATCGGGCTTTGGCGACTCTGTACGCAATGTCACACTGTCCGTCGGAGCGGCGTTCGATCTCCCAATCACGCTTTTAGTAGGCTCCACACAGACCGAGGTGAACGTAAGTACAGACGCCCCCGTGCTCGAAACCCGTCGAAGCCAGATCGCAGAGACAATCTCACAGACTGAGGTCGCCAGCCTGCCCTTCAACGGACGCAACTCGCTCGATCTCGCACTCCTGGTGCCCGGCGTCTCGCCAACAAACACCGCAGCCAATCAGCTCTTCGCCGAAACCTCCGCGGTCCCGGGCCAGGGAATCTCCGTCAACAGCCAAAGAAACTTCTCGAACAGCTTTCTCGTCGATGGTCTCTCATCCAACGACGACGCAGCCGGACTTGTGCAAAGCGCGCTCGGGCTTGATGTAGTTCAAGAGATGCAGGTCGTAACCAGCGGCGGACAGGCGGAATTTGGCCGCGCTCTCGGCGGATATATCAACTTTGTCTCGAAGAGCGGAACCAACCAACTCCACGGCGATCTCTACGGCTACCTACGCAACCAGCGTTTGAACGCAGCGAACGCCCTTTCCCAAAGCAATCTACCGCTAACGCAGGCGCAGTACGGAGCTAGCCTCGGCGGCCCGATCATCCGCGATCGCACATTCTACTTCGCTAACTTCGAGCAGCGCCATCTGAATCAGAACGGCATCATCACCATCACGCCTTATAACGCAGCCGCCATCAACATGCAGCTTAAGGCCGTCCAATACCAGGGGCCACCGTTGGAGGTTAGCTCGCCTACACCGACGACGCTCTACCCCAACCCGGTCCGCAGCAGTAACTTCTTCGCAAAGGTGGACCATCAGTTCAGTCAGCGAGATGCACTCAGCATCCGCTACAGCCTGTACCATGTCTCAAGCCAGAACTCGCGCGGTGCGGGCGGCATCAGTTACACGAGCGCAGCAGCAGGCCTCAAAGACCTTGACCAGACAATTGCAGTCAGCAACATCGCTATGCTAACGTCGCGCACGGTCAACGAAACCCGCGGACAGTTCACCGACAGCAATCTTAAAGCACCGGTGAACGATCCGATCGGACCAGCAGTCAGCATCTCGGGAGTGGCCACGTTCGGCACCCTCTCCGCATCACCCACTGCGCGCTACGATCGGCTCTATGAAATGGTGGACAATCTATCGCATCAAGCGGGACCGCATGCACTCCGTATCGGCGCAGATTTTCTCTACAACAACCTGACGATCACGTTCCCGCAGTCAATACGTGGCAACTACGCATTCTCGTCGCTCGCAAACTTCCAGCGCGGAGTCTACAGCACCTTTACGCAATCATTCGGCAACTATGTCGTACCCCAGACCAATCCAAACCTCGGTATCTACGCGCAGGACGAGTGGAAGATAAATCCACAACTGACATTGAATGCCGGCCTTCGCTACGACCTGCAATGGCTCAAGACGATATCAACCGACACGAACAATCTCTCGCCACGCTTCGGATTCGCATGGGCGCCCTATCGAAACAGAGCGATAGTTGTGCGCGGCAGCTACGGCCTCTTCTACGACCGTGTTCCGCTGCGCGCACTCTCCAACGCTCTCCAGTCCAACAACAACGGCACAACCATTAGCGATTCCACATTCACTACACTTGCGCTCTCTTTCGGACAAACTGGAGCGCCAGCCTTCCCCAACATCACTAGCGGATACACGGCAACTACGATTCCGCCAAATCTGCGCATCAGCCTCACGACGATGGATCCGCACATGCAGAATGCCTACTCCGAGCAAACCAGCCTCGAGATAGACCAGCAGATTGGCACACGCGGAAACCTCGTCGTCAGCTACCAGCATGTCCGCGGCATAAATCTGCTGATCTCGGTGAACCTTAACACGCCCAAGTGCTACGCCTCGCAACCCACAACGGGCCCGCAGTACCCTGTCGTTGACCCCATCAACCTCTGCCGCCCCAACTCGAACTACGCAAACAACAAGCAGTATGCTCCTGCAGCCGACTCCTACTACGACGGGCTTTCCGTATCCTATCGACAGCGACCAGTGCAATGGGGCAGCTACCGCATCTCGTACACATGGTCGAAGGCCATCGACAACGTGAGCGAATTTTTCTTCAGCTCGCCGTTAAACAACAATAATCTGTCGATGGACCGCAGCCGTTCGGACGACGATCAGCGTCACCGCGTCGTCTTCGATGCCGCAGTACACACCTCGATGGACCGAACAACCGGCCTCTGGAGCAAGATCAGCAACGGATTCATGCTAAGCGGTATCCTGCAGTACTACTCTCCACTTCCCTTCAACGTCGTGACTGGCGGCAACAGTATCCAGACGACATCGCAGCGACCATGCGCTCCCGGCTACATATTGACGCCAAACGCCCCAAACTCTTGCGCGAATGTCGTACCTGGAACCGTGATCAGCCGCAACACAGGCACAGGCTTCGACTCATTTACCCTGAATGCTCGTCTCAGCCGCACCATTCCACTCGGAGACCGCTTCAAACTTCAAGGCATCGCCGAGGCCTTCAACGCGCTGAATCACAGAAATGATCAAATTCCCAACAGCACATTCGGAACCGACATCTATCCAATTGCGCCGCTGCCCACGTTCGGCCAGCCAACCGCAGTCGGAGATCCACGACAGATCCAGCTCGCAGTCCGTCTGACGTTCTAA
- a CDS encoding TonB-dependent receptor produces the protein MKLLRVLYVIIFSATLGPSAFAQIAADLRGRVLDPSNAAVVNARVELTQSSTNLHQTTTTSAAGDYLFSNLNPGSYQLDVSADGFQHLTHTGVTVTVGETVSIDLVLSVGQDRQTVTVEGDAPLLQAGTSSTQTNIAGATVLAMPLNTRNFVQLTTLAPGVALPPGTLLPRINGGRPRTNEYLYDGISALQPEPGQVAYFPILDNIQEFTVEANNVPAEFGRFNGGVVNVATRSGSNAVHGSLFWFVRNEDLNARNYFASPAPARKPEYRRNLYGATLGAPIIHDRLFFFGDYQGVKQQIGVTRISTIPTLAERQGIFTGVSHIYNPATTTFTGGKYVRQPFPNDVINVPFDTAAKALLDRFPTPTNLTAAANNYTRTANDTDHQNQFDVRVDGDISSRDRAFGRYSYYNEVEEPVTPLPDGSGAITGSVLGTGGVVGLSNVLGQQAVMNETHIFSPHLLNDFRLGYTRRGNTIVGTSLGNTASAALGIPGIPTNAAFNDALPLFTFTGFQQLGPSASTFSQFQTAVWQTVNTVVYTRGRHAYKAGLDFRWYQLNAVSPPNPTGSFAFTTTGTNQQGVTNSGNALASFLLGQVDTFQIDLQESRIRPRAHIQEYFFQDDWRVTDRLTLNLGARWTLHFPSTEKNNQGAVFNLQTQQLDYLGVNGNSRSARELHYTNVAPRIGFTYLVTPTTVVRSGFGIVFIDQSGITTPFTTPQFPFIQNVQQKTQDSVNSAFALSNGPSVAPIPFTPDAGLGQSVYTVNRTAGSGYVQQWNLAVQRAITNNLSAEIAYVGSHIVHVGIPDSNLNQLTATQLAQGSSLQTQVTNPYYGQLPISSSIGTKTVSQAQLLKPYPRFLNVATYRNNSGTTNYNAIQAKVEQRLSHGISFLFAYTHSKLIDDASSVFSTTVLSSPNSSSLIAADTFRPYLERDSSNGDIPNVLSFSGIYDLPAGRGHNFASTGVANALLGGWTLNTIISLQSGMPVTVTQATNNNAFAGFALQRPNIIAQTSLPASQRTPAHFFNTSAFVTAPQFVIGNASRNPVRGPAYRDLDIALVKHTNLFAETSMEFRCEFFNITNTPAFAQPNGSFGAAAFGSITSTTTDPRVIQLAIRLSR, from the coding sequence ATGAAGCTTCTTCGCGTTCTGTACGTCATCATCTTCAGTGCCACTCTTGGACCAAGTGCATTCGCCCAGATTGCAGCAGATCTTCGCGGCCGCGTACTCGATCCCTCCAACGCTGCAGTCGTCAACGCTCGTGTGGAACTGACTCAGTCTTCGACGAATCTGCACCAGACGACCACAACTTCCGCAGCTGGCGACTACTTGTTCAGCAATCTCAATCCAGGCTCATATCAGCTGGATGTGTCCGCTGACGGATTTCAGCATTTGACTCACACAGGCGTTACCGTCACAGTAGGTGAGACCGTGAGCATCGACCTTGTCCTTAGCGTGGGGCAAGACCGGCAGACCGTGACCGTCGAAGGCGACGCACCCCTCCTACAGGCAGGAACGAGCAGCACCCAGACAAATATTGCAGGCGCGACCGTGCTTGCCATGCCTCTCAATACGCGTAACTTCGTGCAACTCACAACCCTTGCGCCTGGCGTCGCACTTCCTCCCGGAACACTACTCCCACGCATCAATGGTGGCCGCCCCAGAACAAATGAGTACCTGTACGACGGCATCTCCGCACTACAGCCTGAACCTGGACAGGTCGCTTACTTCCCAATCCTCGACAATATCCAGGAGTTCACTGTTGAAGCCAATAACGTACCGGCAGAGTTCGGTCGCTTCAACGGTGGTGTCGTGAACGTAGCAACGCGCTCTGGCTCAAATGCCGTTCATGGAAGTCTGTTCTGGTTCGTTCGCAATGAAGATCTGAACGCCCGAAACTACTTCGCGTCGCCAGCGCCCGCACGCAAACCGGAATATCGACGCAACTTATACGGCGCAACTCTTGGTGCTCCTATCATCCACGATCGTCTCTTCTTCTTCGGCGACTATCAGGGAGTCAAACAACAGATTGGCGTCACACGAATCTCCACCATTCCGACGCTCGCCGAGCGCCAGGGAATATTCACTGGTGTTTCCCACATCTACAACCCGGCGACTACAACATTTACCGGCGGAAAGTATGTGCGGCAGCCATTCCCGAATGACGTAATCAACGTGCCATTCGATACCGCTGCAAAGGCATTGCTGGACCGGTTTCCCACACCGACTAACCTGACTGCAGCCGCAAATAACTACACCCGCACCGCGAACGACACCGACCATCAGAACCAGTTTGACGTTCGCGTCGATGGTGACATCAGCAGCCGCGACCGCGCCTTCGGCCGTTACAGCTACTACAACGAGGTAGAGGAGCCAGTCACACCGTTGCCGGACGGAAGCGGCGCCATCACCGGATCGGTTCTTGGAACCGGCGGTGTGGTGGGCCTGTCGAACGTACTCGGACAGCAGGCAGTCATGAACGAGACGCACATCTTTTCCCCCCATCTGCTGAACGACTTCCGATTAGGCTACACGCGCCGAGGGAACACGATTGTGGGCACGAGCCTTGGGAACACCGCATCCGCCGCACTCGGAATCCCCGGCATACCGACCAACGCCGCGTTCAACGATGCCCTTCCCTTATTCACGTTCACAGGCTTTCAGCAGCTGGGTCCTTCCGCCAGTACCTTTTCTCAGTTCCAGACCGCCGTATGGCAGACGGTCAACACCGTCGTCTACACAAGAGGCCGTCACGCATATAAGGCTGGGCTGGACTTCCGCTGGTATCAGCTCAATGCGGTCTCTCCGCCGAACCCGACTGGTTCCTTCGCGTTCACAACAACGGGCACCAACCAACAAGGCGTGACGAACAGCGGCAACGCACTCGCCAGCTTCCTGCTGGGTCAGGTCGATACCTTTCAGATCGATTTGCAGGAAAGCAGGATCCGCCCCCGCGCACACATCCAGGAGTATTTCTTCCAGGATGATTGGAGAGTGACCGACCGGCTCACACTCAACCTCGGCGCTCGATGGACCCTTCACTTCCCTTCAACCGAAAAGAATAATCAAGGAGCGGTCTTCAACCTTCAGACGCAACAACTGGACTATCTCGGTGTGAACGGAAACTCACGCAGCGCCCGCGAACTGCATTACACCAACGTCGCACCACGCATCGGCTTCACCTATCTTGTAACGCCGACCACAGTCGTCCGCTCCGGATTCGGAATCGTCTTCATCGACCAGTCAGGAATCACGACTCCATTCACAACACCACAGTTTCCCTTCATTCAGAACGTCCAGCAAAAGACCCAGGATAGCGTCAACTCCGCGTTCGCTCTATCGAACGGCCCGTCTGTCGCACCGATTCCCTTCACTCCGGATGCCGGTCTTGGCCAGAGTGTCTACACAGTGAACAGAACCGCCGGCTCGGGATACGTTCAGCAGTGGAACCTGGCGGTGCAGCGAGCCATCACCAACAACCTCTCCGCGGAGATCGCCTACGTAGGCTCGCATATCGTCCACGTCGGTATCCCCGACTCGAACCTCAATCAACTTACTGCCACGCAGCTTGCACAAGGCTCGTCGCTCCAGACCCAGGTGACAAATCCGTACTACGGACAACTGCCAATATCCAGCTCCATCGGTACGAAGACCGTCAGCCAGGCTCAGCTCCTGAAGCCATATCCACGCTTCCTCAATGTCGCAACTTACAGGAACAATAGTGGCACGACCAACTACAACGCCATCCAAGCCAAGGTAGAACAGAGACTCTCGCACGGCATCTCGTTTCTCTTCGCCTACACTCATTCGAAGCTGATAGACGATGCTTCGTCCGTATTTTCCACAACAGTGCTGTCGTCTCCGAACTCAAGCAGTCTCATTGCGGCCGACACGTTCCGACCTTACCTCGAACGCGATTCCTCCAACGGAGACATACCGAACGTTCTATCCTTCAGCGGCATCTACGATTTGCCTGCCGGTCGCGGTCATAACTTCGCTTCCACCGGTGTCGCGAACGCACTGCTCGGCGGCTGGACCCTCAACACGATCATCTCGCTGCAGTCCGGCATGCCCGTCACCGTAACCCAGGCAACTAACAACAATGCCTTCGCAGGCTTTGCACTGCAACGACCGAACATTATCGCTCAAACCAGTCTCCCGGCTAGCCAACGGACACCCGCGCACTTCTTCAATACAAGCGCGTTCGTGACTGCGCCACAGTTCGTGATCGGCAACGCCTCCCGTAACCCAGTGCGCGGCCCAGCCTACCGAGACTTGGATATCGCTCTCGTCAAACATACGAATTTGTTTGCTGAGACCAGCATGGAATTCCGTTGCGAGTTCTTCAACATCACGAATACACCGGCCTTCGCACAGCCAAACGGCAGCTTTGGGGCTGCCGCGTTCGGAAGCATCACCAGCACAACGACGGACCCACGCGTAATACAGCTAGCGATTCGACTAAGTCGCTAA
- a CDS encoding molybdopterin-binding protein produces the protein MPTANHMFTPREAARLIGISYPTIKQWILSGKLKTVQTAGGHHRVSEATLKPFFAKDKAKPASESRERFRRVSGRNQLAGKVVSIRIEGLLAEVVLSIGDAHVTAIITAGAVRELQLKKGDTAAALIKSTDVMIERLDELS, from the coding sequence ATGCCAACTGCGAACCATATGTTCACGCCCCGTGAAGCAGCCCGTTTAATCGGGATCAGCTATCCCACTATCAAACAATGGATACTGAGTGGCAAGCTGAAGACCGTTCAAACAGCTGGGGGACATCATCGTGTGTCCGAAGCCACCCTCAAACCTTTTTTTGCTAAAGACAAGGCGAAACCCGCATCGGAGTCACGCGAGCGTTTTCGACGTGTTAGCGGCAGAAACCAACTCGCCGGCAAAGTGGTTAGCATCCGCATTGAAGGTCTTCTTGCTGAGGTTGTGCTTTCCATCGGGGATGCACACGTGACAGCAATCATCACCGCCGGCGCCGTACGTGAGCTTCAGTTAAAAAAAGGGGATACTGCGGCTGCTCTCATCAAGTCGACCGACGTAATGATCGAGCGCCTCGACGAGCTTTCCTGA
- a CDS encoding acetamidase/formamidase family protein — protein MQTLSTCGPPERLIARGVKPEDIPPYTAPIYKEVTDKGPGGHILTGPVAIEEAEPGDLLEVQILKIDIDANFACNGFGLGRGFLPMEYPYSRNKIIPLDRKSMVANFAPGINIPLRPFFGSMGVAPAGARIDSAPPFAHAGNMDNKELVAGTTLYIPVAVKGALFQAGDGHAGQGNGEVDITALETYLSGTFKFVVHKDKHLIWPRAETPTHYISMGFSKDLKEATELALRDMIEFLMEEKHLSRDDAYMLSSVAIDLDITQLVDGNVGVHAMCPKNIFTDTASK, from the coding sequence ATGCAGACGCTTTCGACATGTGGCCCACCGGAACGCCTGATCGCCCGTGGTGTGAAGCCTGAGGACATTCCTCCGTACACGGCCCCAATATACAAAGAGGTCACGGACAAAGGGCCCGGCGGCCATATTCTGACGGGGCCGGTGGCGATTGAGGAGGCAGAGCCTGGAGATCTCCTCGAGGTCCAGATCCTGAAGATAGATATCGATGCAAACTTTGCATGCAACGGATTTGGCCTGGGCCGCGGCTTTCTGCCGATGGAGTATCCGTACAGCCGGAACAAGATCATTCCGCTTGACCGCAAATCAATGGTCGCCAACTTCGCACCAGGGATCAATATTCCACTCCGTCCGTTCTTCGGCAGCATGGGCGTAGCACCGGCGGGCGCGCGAATCGATAGCGCTCCGCCCTTTGCCCACGCGGGCAACATGGATAACAAGGAGCTTGTCGCCGGAACGACGCTCTATATCCCGGTCGCCGTCAAGGGAGCGCTTTTCCAGGCGGGAGATGGACACGCTGGCCAGGGCAACGGTGAGGTCGATATCACAGCGCTCGAAACCTATCTGAGCGGGACGTTCAAGTTTGTCGTCCACAAGGACAAACATCTGATCTGGCCACGGGCAGAGACTCCGACGCACTATATCTCCATGGGCTTCAGCAAAGATTTGAAAGAAGCTACGGAACTCGCTCTACGCGACATGATCGAGTTCCTGATGGAAGAAAAGCACTTAAGTCGCGATGATGCTTATATGCTCTCAAGCGTCGCGATCGATCTGGACATCACCCAACTGGTCGACGGCAACGTCGGTGTGCATGCGATGTGCCCTAAGAACATCTTTACTGACACTGCATCCAAATAA
- a CDS encoding carboxypeptidase regulatory-like domain-containing protein, producing the protein MHKALALLILIAVTTAAYGQLPSSTMNGRVTDLQGARVVAAQVSVTNRARGTSRETLTNAEGLYVFPSLEVGTYDLKVESPSFAVTETHGIILEVGRTQTIDVSLHPASANAVISVSEVNDTVNLSQSMIQGQITSKTIESIPLNGRNFLELAYLVPGNRPAPTFDPTKTNTLEISSAGGFGRGGNITVDGGDNNDEVVGGTLSNFPSDSVKEFQIATARFTAEVGRSGNSIVNIVTKGGTNSYHGSLFFFLRNRNLQGLPATFDRSLPTPRFDRQQYGSSIGGPIRKDKAWFFSSVEYRNQNAALQTGARDFATSEIQHTSAPSPLRDALWSTRYDHQLSTNNSLMVRYSFNRSTDTGEATPSQTTPSFSAAQRQNSLNRFNSLLAGITTVLSPTRVNNFSFHYDNFYNDIPPFPQDAPTTNPQLGLTNELIFPDLADGANFNLPQSTSLSRYQFRDAFTWTLGAHTLRLGAEFQHYTAHGLINVFGSGTVILTADFPFADLNGDGKVNDLDIPIAVAIKSSAPVVPVPIPTVFNSYVAGYVQDDWRAARGLTLNLGLRWEYDSNLTGTSSAHQPCPNLTSEPTNPCTWMANVIDLKKSSDKKNFSPRIGFAYDPYGTGRTVFRGGYGIYYDRIILEAGAEELVQNNRALTVTQYAGSSCISPFVPGPPSLGACFAPRSGFAPGSPTLASAFSGPHQTGGVGILAMGPDSHHPLMQQFSLGFQQQFGSNWILSADGLHVFANRQINGHLLRSTNSTSPYVSCHGNNVPCTLTDPLSGITDNITILESRAKSWYDGLIASLDHRPGKLGPIGYQYNISYTLSKTLDYSDDDQLANSNANEQVNLVQGINQPRLEKGYAVTDETHRLTLYGEAQFPWNISFAPIYTYGSGVPGDTFLPGTAVNGASGSRLPITSRNALGRQIKNSNQLNTLINKWNALPPCPGAFPCLAGGRLQNVPANINFYSPFSSLDFRLKKDILFKERVTLTLIGEAFNIFNETNIRGTSNKNYAGRNISISPYQPAQNGQPAQAVQSNFYSPVTTAGGFFGSGGPRAFQFAARLAF; encoded by the coding sequence ATGCATAAGGCTCTTGCACTACTTATTTTGATTGCCGTAACTACTGCGGCCTATGGTCAGCTCCCCAGCAGCACAATGAATGGCAGAGTAACCGATCTTCAGGGAGCCCGAGTTGTAGCCGCGCAGGTATCTGTCACCAACCGGGCCCGGGGCACCTCGCGCGAAACCCTGACCAATGCAGAAGGACTCTACGTTTTTCCCTCTCTTGAAGTTGGTACCTATGACTTGAAGGTCGAAAGTCCCAGTTTCGCCGTTACCGAGACTCACGGCATCATTCTCGAAGTCGGCAGAACGCAGACAATTGACGTCAGTCTTCATCCAGCCAGCGCAAACGCGGTCATCAGCGTAAGCGAAGTCAACGACACCGTCAATCTCTCTCAGTCCATGATCCAGGGCCAGATCACCTCGAAGACGATAGAGAGCATTCCGCTGAACGGCAGAAACTTCCTCGAGCTGGCCTATCTCGTTCCAGGAAACCGCCCTGCACCCACCTTCGATCCCACCAAGACGAATACCCTCGAAATCAGCTCTGCAGGAGGCTTTGGACGAGGCGGTAACATCACTGTCGACGGCGGAGATAACAACGACGAAGTGGTCGGTGGTACTCTCTCCAACTTCCCCTCCGATTCCGTCAAAGAGTTTCAGATCGCAACCGCGAGATTCACCGCCGAGGTTGGCCGCTCAGGAAACAGCATCGTCAACATCGTCACCAAGGGTGGAACCAACAGTTATCACGGCAGCCTCTTCTTCTTCCTGCGTAATCGCAATCTGCAAGGTCTGCCGGCAACCTTCGACCGCAGTCTCCCTACTCCACGCTTCGATCGCCAACAATACGGTAGCTCCATCGGTGGACCGATCCGCAAAGATAAAGCCTGGTTCTTTTCATCCGTCGAGTATCGCAATCAGAACGCAGCACTCCAGACCGGAGCGCGCGATTTCGCTACTAGTGAGATCCAGCACACCTCTGCTCCATCCCCTCTACGTGACGCTCTCTGGTCGACGCGCTACGATCATCAACTCAGCACTAATAACAGTCTTATGGTGCGGTACTCCTTCAACCGTTCCACTGATACAGGCGAGGCCACGCCATCACAAACGACCCCCTCTTTTAGCGCAGCCCAACGCCAGAACTCACTCAATCGCTTCAACTCTCTTCTGGCCGGAATAACAACCGTTCTTTCTCCCACTCGCGTCAATAACTTCTCCTTCCACTACGACAACTTCTATAACGACATCCCTCCATTTCCCCAGGATGCGCCCACCACAAACCCGCAGCTAGGCCTCACCAACGAGCTCATCTTCCCCGATCTGGCAGATGGCGCAAACTTCAATCTGCCGCAGTCCACGTCACTTAGCCGTTATCAGTTCCGCGACGCTTTCACATGGACTCTGGGTGCCCACACGTTGAGGCTGGGTGCCGAATTTCAGCACTACACCGCGCACGGCCTGATCAACGTTTTCGGCAGCGGTACAGTCATCCTCACCGCCGACTTTCCCTTTGCCGATCTCAATGGAGACGGCAAAGTCAATGATCTCGACATCCCCATCGCAGTCGCCATCAAGAGCAGCGCGCCCGTAGTTCCAGTTCCAATACCCACCGTCTTCAACAGCTATGTTGCCGGTTATGTTCAAGACGATTGGCGTGCTGCCCGGGGTCTCACTCTCAACCTTGGGCTTCGGTGGGAGTACGATTCCAACCTTACCGGAACATCAAGTGCTCATCAGCCATGTCCGAACCTGACATCCGAGCCGACGAACCCATGCACGTGGATGGCAAATGTCATCGATCTGAAGAAGTCGTCTGACAAGAAAAACTTCAGCCCGCGCATCGGCTTCGCGTACGACCCGTATGGCACAGGCAGAACAGTCTTTCGCGGAGGCTATGGAATTTACTACGACCGAATCATCCTCGAGGCAGGTGCTGAAGAACTCGTACAGAACAACCGCGCACTTACTGTGACCCAGTATGCGGGCTCCTCCTGCATCTCGCCCTTTGTTCCCGGGCCTCCCAGCCTCGGCGCCTGCTTTGCCCCTCGGTCGGGTTTCGCTCCGGGCAGTCCTACTCTGGCATCGGCATTCAGTGGTCCACACCAGACAGGCGGCGTCGGCATACTTGCGATGGGGCCAGACTCGCATCATCCCCTCATGCAACAATTCTCCCTCGGCTTCCAACAGCAGTTTGGTAGCAACTGGATCCTCTCGGCCGACGGACTTCACGTCTTTGCCAACCGGCAGATTAATGGACATCTTCTTCGCTCCACAAACTCCACGTCTCCGTATGTCTCCTGCCACGGAAACAACGTTCCCTGCACCCTGACCGATCCACTCAGCGGAATCACCGACAACATCACCATTCTCGAGTCCAGAGCCAAGTCATGGTACGACGGCTTGATCGCCAGTCTCGACCATCGGCCCGGAAAGCTAGGCCCCATTGGCTATCAGTACAACATCAGCTACACACTCTCCAAGACGCTCGACTACTCCGACGACGATCAACTCGCCAATAGCAATGCCAATGAGCAGGTGAACCTAGTGCAGGGAATCAATCAGCCACGTCTCGAGAAGGGCTACGCCGTTACCGACGAGACGCATCGCCTCACCCTCTACGGCGAAGCGCAATTCCCGTGGAATATTTCCTTCGCGCCCATCTATACCTATGGGTCAGGTGTACCCGGTGATACATTTCTTCCCGGCACGGCCGTTAATGGAGCCAGCGGCTCTCGCCTACCTATAACGTCTCGTAACGCTCTCGGCCGCCAGATCAAAAACAGCAATCAGCTCAACACTCTCATCAACAAATGGAATGCTCTCCCTCCATGCCCGGGAGCATTTCCTTGTCTTGCCGGTGGCCGGCTTCAAAACGTACCTGCCAACATCAACTTCTATAGCCCTTTCAGCTCGCTTGATTTCAGGCTTAAGAAGGACATTCTCTTCAAAGAGAGAGTTACACTTACACTCATCGGAGAAGCATTCAATATCTTCAACGAAACCAACATTCGCGGCACGAGCAACAAGAACTACGCGGGCCGAAATATTTCCATCAGCCCCTATCAACCCGCACAGAACGGTCAACCCGCACAGGCAGTGCAGTCAAACTTCTATTCTCCTGTGACGACGGCGGGTGGATTCTTCGGCTCCGGTGGACCCCGTGCCTTCCAGTTCGCGGCACGCCTGGCCTTTTGA